The Erwinia sorbitola nucleotide sequence ACTATCATGGCAGAGCTTTTGTTGGGCGTTAACATCGATCACATTGCTACCGTACGTAATGCACGCGGCACTCATTATCCCGACCCGGTACAGGCTGCTTTTGTTTCTGAGCAGGCCGGAGCCGACGGTATTACCGTGCATCTGCGCGAAGATCGCCGCCATATCACCGATCGCGACGTACGCATTTTGCGACAGACCATCCAGACGCGCATGAATCTGGAGATGGCCGTAACGGATGAGATGGTGGATATTGCCTGTGAAATTCTGCCCCATTTCTGCTGCCTGGTGCCGGAAAAACGTGAAGAAGTGACCACCGAAGGCGGTCTGGATGTTGCCGGGCAACAGGAGAAAGTGAGCGCTGCGGTTAAACGCCTTAACAATGCCGGAATTCTGGTGTCACTGTTTATTGATGCTGACCATCGACAGATTGATGCCGCTGTCGCTGCCGGTGCGCCGTATATCGAGATCCACACCGGCGCTTACGCTGAGGCGGAAGAGGGGCCGGAGCGTGACACAGAACTGGCGCGTATTGCAGAGGCTGCCACTTATGCAGCGGGTAAGGGCCTGAAAGTCAATGCCGGGCACGGTCTCACCTACCACAACGTACAGCCAATTGCGGTTCTGCCAGAAATGCACGAACTGAATATCGGCCATGCGATAATCGGGCGCGCGCTATTTAGCGGTCTGGCAGAAGCTGTGAAAGAGATGAAGCTGCTGATGCGGGAAGCACGACGTTAATGGCTATTCTTGGCCTCGGTACCGATATTGTGGAGATTGCCCGTATTGAAGCGGTAATCTCCCGCTCCGGCGATCGCCTGGCAAAACGGGTGCTCAGTGATAATGAGTGGGCACAGTACCAGGCGCATAAGCAGCCGGTACGTTTTCTCGCTAAACGTTTCGCGGTTAAAGAAGCAGCAGCCAAAGCCTTTGGCACCGGAATTCGCGGCGGCCTGGCGTTTAATCAGTTTGAAGTTTATAACGACGAGCTGGGCAAGCCGGGGCTGCGCTTTTTCCAGCATGCAGAGCAAGTGGCGCAGAAACTGGGCGTAGCCCATGTTCATGTTACGTTAGCGGATGAGCGCCACTATGCTTGCGCGACGGTGATTATTGAGAGTTAACCCGCCGGATGCAGCACCACAAACTTTTCCCACAGCTGGTCATTACTTTCGATATGCAGCGGGTCAGTAATAATGGTGTTATCAATTGGACATACCTGCTGGCAGGTAGGGGTATCATAATGGCCGATGCACTCTGTGCAGCGGTCAGTATCGATCTCGTAAAACTCGTCCCCCATCGAAATGGCTTCATTAGGGCACTCAGGTTCACACATGTCGCAGTTGATACAACGCTTCGTAATTAGTAAAGCCACTTCAATCACTTACCTTTTTAATCGCGTTAAATTAGTGTTTTAGCTGTGTTTTGTATTTCTTACGAGATTAACTTCCGTACATTAATCCTGTGTCCTGAACGCTTGTGGGTCAGACACTTAACACAAAGTCGCAATACAGGCCGTTTGTGCTTCAGGTTTACCCCCCCCCTCATTTGTGTAACAGTAGTTGAGAGCGCCTGAAGTCAGGAAATCGTAATGGCGCGCACTGTAACACAAACAGTGAAAACACCCAATAACGACGAGTTTTCAACATCGATAGCGCAGCCTGAGCGGGTAAGCTGTCGTCACTGCTCTCTTTTATTATTCTGCCCGCAAAAACCGCATCGTTATTTTCTCTGGCAGAATAGAATAATAATGATATTTATCGTTAATTTAAAGGCGGAGTTTAACGTTTGCAGTAAGTTAAATAATATAACTCTGGTAGCAAGTGTAAATTTGTTATTTTATTTTTTACGATAATGTGACGGTTTGGCTCTTTTTTATAATGATAAAGGCGTCGTCTTCCTGTTAATTACTGAAAGTTTTTACTGTTTCTACTTATCAAGGTTTAACTGTATCTGATCTTTACTCCATCTTTTTTTGATGTAGTATTGAACGGTCATTATAACAATGTCGCACTATATAATTAGTAATACTACTAATTGTAAGGTTCATATTTGTTGTTATTAATCAGTTTTGTCTGTGTCTGATTCATAATATGAATCAGGACATGATGCTTGCTATGGAAAAATGACATGGAATCGTTTGAAAATCTTTTTCGTGATGAATTAGATTATCTGCAACAGCTGATGGCACATCAGGCTAAGTCCAGCCCACACCTTTCTGATTTCTTGCCGAATTCGGGCGATGCAGATGTGGCTCGACTAGCGGAAGGGTTTTCTGCTTTGACAGCCCGCCTGCGGCAAAAAATTATTGATGACTTTCCTGAAATTACTCAGAATCTGCTGGCTGATGTCTGGCACCTTCCATTGCGTCCGATCCCATCAACTTCGATTATCCATTTTTCTCCAAAAAAGCATTCTATTGATAAGGCGATGAGTGTACCGAAACAGAGTCAGCTGTTTGCCCGACATGACGGTAACACATTCTCTTTTCAGACTTGCCATGACCTGCAAGTTGAACCCCTGACATTGCTTCACCGTGAGTTAACCCATAGCGCTGGCAACAGCCGGATCACGCTGACATTTCGTTATGACGGCAGGGATGTGAGCTGGCAGCAAGCCAGGCCACTCCGGCTGTTCTTGTCTGAGGATAAAACGCTTGCGGCAACATTAATGCTATGGCTGGAACAGTATCTGACCAGGATCACAATCCAATATGACTCCAATCCGCTTAGTATTGACCCGGTTGTTACTGGCTGGGAGCCTGATGCTGATAATTTGATATTACCCACGGATAAACCGGATTTTTGGCCGTTACAGCTGCTGCCAGAGCTGTTTTATTTGCCTCACGTTCATGACTTTATCTCACTGGATATTTGCAATGAACGAGGCTCGTTGCCGTTATCACCGGGGCAACAGTTTGCTGTTTCTTTTGAGTTTGATGGAGCGATACCCATCAGGACGGTTGAAGGCGCTTTCATAATGCACTGCGTTCCGGCGATTAACCTGTACCGGGCGCAAACCGCGAAAATTGACTTTCAGCAGGATCAAGCCTGCTACACGCTGCCGCTGCCTGATAATCAGCTGTTTTCTATCCATTCTGTCGTCAGCCAGCAGGAGCCTGAGAACGAGCCGGGTGAACCAAAGCAGTTCATACCGATAAGTGCAGGCGCGTTAGCCGCCCGGCGCAATTTAACGTATCCACAGCAGGACTTTTTTTATGAACTAAGAAGACAGCAGGATGCGTTTGACAGAGAACAATGCCAGCTGGTTTTTTATCAGTATGACGCTAAACCGATGGTCAGATCTCATCTGGAGTACTTTATATGCCATTACACCGCAGCTGATAAACAGGCAGAAAGGCTTGAGCCAGGCATGATCAGCATACCGGGTGAAACCATTCAAAGCGATCTGGCAGTGAGGAACATAACGCCTGTAACGCCTTACTACCCGGTGATGATAAAAACGCTGTGGCCGCTGCTTTCCCTGTTGCAGTTAAATACGTTTTACTTCAATGATATCAACGCTATAAAAGCATTGCTTAAAGTATTTGATCTCTACCCTGAGCGCAACGTGATATTAAGCCGCAATATTCAGCGCTCTATTGACGGGCTGATCAATATTGTTGCACGG carries:
- the pdxJ gene encoding pyridoxine 5'-phosphate synthase, with translation MAELLLGVNIDHIATVRNARGTHYPDPVQAAFVSEQAGADGITVHLREDRRHITDRDVRILRQTIQTRMNLEMAVTDEMVDIACEILPHFCCLVPEKREEVTTEGGLDVAGQQEKVSAAVKRLNNAGILVSLFIDADHRQIDAAVAAGAPYIEIHTGAYAEAEEGPERDTELARIAEAATYAAGKGLKVNAGHGLTYHNVQPIAVLPEMHELNIGHAIIGRALFSGLAEAVKEMKLLMREARR
- the acpS gene encoding holo-ACP synthase, with translation MAILGLGTDIVEIARIEAVISRSGDRLAKRVLSDNEWAQYQAHKQPVRFLAKRFAVKEAAAKAFGTGIRGGLAFNQFEVYNDELGKPGLRFFQHAEQVAQKLGVAHVHVTLADERHYACATVIIES
- a CDS encoding YfhL family 4Fe-4S dicluster ferredoxin, whose product is MALLITKRCINCDMCEPECPNEAISMGDEFYEIDTDRCTECIGHYDTPTCQQVCPIDNTIITDPLHIESNDQLWEKFVVLHPAG
- the tssF gene encoding type VI secretion system baseplate subunit TssF; this encodes MESFENLFRDELDYLQQLMAHQAKSSPHLSDFLPNSGDADVARLAEGFSALTARLRQKIIDDFPEITQNLLADVWHLPLRPIPSTSIIHFSPKKHSIDKAMSVPKQSQLFARHDGNTFSFQTCHDLQVEPLTLLHRELTHSAGNSRITLTFRYDGRDVSWQQARPLRLFLSEDKTLAATLMLWLEQYLTRITIQYDSNPLSIDPVVTGWEPDADNLILPTDKPDFWPLQLLPELFYLPHVHDFISLDICNERGSLPLSPGQQFAVSFEFDGAIPIRTVEGAFIMHCVPAINLYRAQTAKIDFQQDQACYTLPLPDNQLFSIHSVVSQQEPENEPGEPKQFIPISAGALAARRNLTYPQQDFFYELRRQQDAFDREQCQLVFYQYDAKPMVRSHLEYFICHYTAADKQAERLEPGMISIPGETIQSDLAVRNITPVTPYYPVMIKTLWPLLSLLQLNTFYFNDINAIKALLKVFDLYPERNVILSRNIQRSIDGLINIVARPIDRLHKGLPFRGMGITLTMDEHCYEGDGEMYKFAVALNSLFSVSQTENSFICMDVIQLHSQEQWCLPQVDGHRKIM